One genomic window of Desulfuromonas sp. AOP6 includes the following:
- a CDS encoding glycosyltransferase family 39 protein — translation MRLRTWHCLCLIGLFVLLAYYPTVHAGYNSVDDLKMVTNIDRAGPLDLERLERLFVRSGSYYYRPLTILTYTLDRDLWGSIPSFMHLGNILLHLINALLVFAITRQLFKVFNYGSLWPALFAGLFFALHPLATESVAWISGRTDLLMSVFLLLAVWLTLLALESKHPVVIAGAGVSLFVAPLAKEVAVFILPGMLWLIAVYPGEARLFGRLQQRWLLLASTLGSILAYFSLRALAIERDSGIKTALKGIAGNEGHGLFEWLDKVRVAFKVYGFYFKKLFVPWPLNFGIVEISGWYVLVGVLLALALLYLAWRADVLGAFGLMAFCVLSPALLIVFGKMAWTPLSERYLYAPVALVAPLAASSAMYVKAKVAPSFGPLVNMVLIAGLGIFFSTTIHRAWIWQDNVRLYRDTVAKSPNFPPAKSELASALFKTGSIEEAKKILGSMQVDDSPASYISDDMNLAYALAVEGKLDDARQMLLPLLEQNPKKRFDVLQSLIKVNDMRLGKVDTPESEAAIHRENLDWLLEQQRLKPQVFTLYRIGKRYLALEDEARALDYFKKAYAQAPQDAHYRGAAATQISRLESR, via the coding sequence ATGCGTCTCAGAACCTGGCACTGTCTCTGTCTGATAGGGCTTTTCGTCCTTCTTGCCTACTACCCTACCGTACATGCCGGCTATAATTCGGTCGATGACCTTAAAATGGTCACAAATATCGACCGGGCCGGCCCCTTGGATTTAGAACGACTGGAACGTCTTTTCGTTCGTAGTGGTTCCTACTATTACCGTCCTTTGACCATTCTGACGTACACCCTCGACCGTGATCTTTGGGGCTCTATTCCTTCTTTCATGCATCTGGGGAATATTCTGCTCCATCTGATCAATGCTCTTCTGGTTTTTGCCATCACACGACAACTTTTTAAAGTTTTTAATTACGGTAGCCTGTGGCCCGCTCTTTTTGCTGGTCTCTTTTTTGCTCTTCATCCCCTGGCGACTGAATCCGTGGCCTGGATCAGCGGTCGTACCGATCTGCTGATGAGCGTATTTTTGCTTTTGGCCGTATGGTTAACCCTGTTGGCATTGGAAAGTAAACATCCCGTTGTGATTGCGGGAGCCGGGGTTTCGCTTTTTGTCGCTCCACTCGCGAAAGAAGTGGCCGTCTTCATTTTGCCAGGCATGCTGTGGTTGATTGCCGTTTATCCCGGAGAGGCACGATTGTTCGGCCGCCTGCAGCAGCGCTGGTTGCTTTTGGCCTCAACGCTCGGCAGTATCCTGGCCTATTTCTCTTTACGTGCTTTGGCTATAGAGCGAGATAGCGGCATTAAGACAGCTCTAAAGGGTATTGCGGGGAACGAAGGGCATGGACTTTTTGAATGGCTCGATAAGGTCCGTGTAGCCTTTAAGGTCTATGGTTTTTATTTTAAGAAACTTTTTGTTCCCTGGCCGCTCAACTTTGGGATTGTCGAAATCTCAGGCTGGTACGTTCTGGTTGGTGTTCTGCTGGCCCTGGCTCTTCTCTACCTGGCCTGGCGTGCCGATGTGCTGGGTGCCTTCGGTTTAATGGCCTTTTGCGTGCTGTCGCCCGCCTTGCTGATTGTTTTTGGCAAAATGGCCTGGACTCCCCTGTCTGAACGCTACCTTTACGCTCCTGTGGCCCTCGTTGCACCCTTGGCCGCCAGCTCTGCTATGTATGTTAAAGCCAAAGTCGCCCCTTCCTTCGGGCCGCTTGTAAACATGGTGCTGATTGCTGGGCTCGGTATTTTTTTCAGTACGACCATTCATCGCGCCTGGATTTGGCAGGATAACGTGCGTCTCTATCGTGATACGGTGGCTAAAAGCCCCAATTTCCCTCCCGCGAAGAGTGAACTGGCCTCTGCCCTTTTTAAAACTGGAAGTATTGAAGAAGCAAAAAAAATATTGGGGAGCATGCAGGTGGATGATTCTCCAGCTTCTTATATCAGTGACGATATGAATCTGGCCTATGCACTCGCGGTCGAGGGAAAATTGGATGATGCTCGCCAAATGCTGCTGCCTCTTTTAGAACAAAACCCCAAAAAACGATTTGATGTACTGCAGTCGCTGATCAAAGTCAACGATATGCGCCTGGGTAAGGTAGATACTCCCGAGAGCGAGGCCGCTATTCATAGAGAAAACCTGGATTGGCTTCTGGAACAACAGCGCCTTAAACCTCAAGTTTTTACCCTGTATCGTATTGGAAAGCGGTATCTGGCTTTGGAGGACGAGGCCAGGGCGCTTGACTATTTCAAAAAGGCTTATGCTCAGGCACCTCAAGATGCCCATTATCGTGGGGCTGCAGCCACTCAAATTAGCCGCCTAGAGAGCCGATGA
- a CDS encoding ABC transporter ATP-binding protein: MALNKTSYPIHISKLKKTYRGKRGRQVEALRDLSLDIVPGEVFGFLGPNGAGKSTTIKILMGLIRPSGGEALLFGAPVNNSEARLRVGFLPENPAFYDFLTGREYLDFVGKSFGMTRDAIKSQGDRVLDLLDLTAAAGRPLRSYSKGMVQRLGIAQTLLHDPDLFILDEPMSGLDPIGRALVKEIILDLKARGKTVFFSTHVTADVERVCDRIGVIVNGIFREQRVVSELLREGIDGYFCRVRGLESAKMQSLKGSDCGDGVCEVFVPRDGFDTFSAELLGHGGAFDLIEPRRRDVEKYFLDLVARSEGES; encoded by the coding sequence ATGGCTTTGAATAAAACATCCTATCCGATTCATATATCAAAACTCAAAAAAACCTATCGGGGCAAGCGAGGCAGGCAGGTCGAAGCTCTTCGTGATCTGTCGTTGGATATCGTACCCGGTGAAGTATTCGGTTTTCTCGGTCCAAATGGAGCAGGCAAGAGCACAACGATAAAGATCCTGATGGGCTTGATTCGTCCGAGTGGCGGGGAGGCCTTACTTTTTGGTGCTCCAGTCAATAATTCAGAGGCTCGGCTCCGTGTCGGGTTTTTGCCTGAAAATCCAGCTTTTTACGATTTTTTGACGGGACGCGAATACCTGGATTTCGTTGGAAAATCTTTTGGTATGACTCGGGACGCCATCAAGTCCCAAGGCGACCGTGTCCTCGACCTCCTTGACCTGACTGCCGCGGCTGGACGTCCTCTGAGAAGCTACAGTAAGGGCATGGTGCAGCGCCTCGGTATTGCCCAAACCCTGCTGCATGACCCCGATCTGTTTATCCTGGATGAGCCGATGAGTGGCCTTGACCCCATTGGCCGGGCTCTGGTCAAAGAAATTATCCTCGATTTAAAGGCGCGGGGGAAAACAGTGTTCTTCAGTACGCATGTGACTGCAGATGTGGAGCGGGTCTGTGATCGTATCGGTGTGATTGTCAACGGTATTTTCCGTGAACAGCGTGTCGTCAGTGAATTGCTTCGAGAAGGGATCGATGGTTACTTCTGCCGGGTGCGGGGATTGGAGTCGGCCAAAATGCAGTCTCTTAAAGGTTCAGACTGTGGCGATGGCGTGTGTGAAGTCTTTGTGCCAAGAGACGGTTTCGATACTTTTTCTGCAGAGCTTCTAGGGCATGGCGGCGCCTTCGACCTTATCGAACCCCGCCGCCGGGATGTGGAAAAATACTTTCTGGATCTGGTCGCCAGGAGCGAAGGAGAGTCCTGA
- a CDS encoding PilT/PilU family type 4a pilus ATPase yields the protein MTSEQQPRPGTPSMHQLLKAMVDQGGSDLHITTGSAPQCRIDGHMVPMKLPPMQPPETKQLCYSILTDSQKRKFEEENELDFSFGVKGLARFRGNIFLQRGAMAGVFRQIPYKIMTFEELGLPPVVRTIAHKPRGLVLVTGPTGSGKSTTLASIIDSINSERHEHIITVEDPIEYIHPHKKCVVNQREVGSDTQSFKKALKYILRQDPDVVLLGELRDLETIEAALTIAETGHLCFATLHTNSAVQSINRIVDVFPTNQQAQVRTQLSFVLEGVMSQILLPKMSGKGRALALEVMVPNMAIRALIRDDKIHQMYSQMQMGQDKFGMQTMNQSLFMLYHKKQISMEMALTRSSEPEELKQMIANPASVLKRQVPTAPGRG from the coding sequence ATGACCAGTGAACAGCAACCCCGTCCCGGAACTCCCAGCATGCACCAATTGCTTAAGGCCATGGTGGATCAGGGCGGTTCCGACCTGCATATTACCACCGGCAGCGCCCCCCAGTGTCGCATCGACGGGCACATGGTGCCGATGAAGCTTCCTCCCATGCAGCCGCCGGAAACCAAGCAACTCTGCTACAGCATCCTCACTGACTCCCAGAAACGCAAGTTCGAGGAAGAAAACGAACTGGACTTTTCCTTCGGCGTCAAAGGGCTGGCCCGATTCCGGGGCAATATCTTTCTGCAAAGAGGCGCCATGGCCGGTGTCTTCCGGCAGATCCCCTATAAAATCATGACCTTTGAAGAGTTGGGGCTGCCACCGGTGGTTCGCACCATTGCCCATAAACCGCGCGGACTGGTGCTGGTTACCGGGCCTACGGGTAGTGGTAAGTCGACGACGCTGGCATCCATCATCGATTCCATCAACAGCGAGCGCCATGAACATATCATTACCGTCGAAGACCCGATCGAATACATCCATCCCCACAAAAAATGCGTGGTCAACCAGCGGGAGGTCGGTTCCGATACCCAGTCCTTCAAAAAGGCTCTCAAGTACATTCTGCGCCAGGACCCCGACGTCGTGCTGCTCGGCGAGCTGCGCGACCTGGAGACTATCGAGGCGGCGCTGACCATCGCCGAAACGGGGCACCTGTGCTTCGCCACCCTGCACACCAACAGTGCCGTACAATCGATTAACCGTATCGTCGACGTCTTTCCCACCAATCAGCAGGCCCAGGTGCGCACCCAGCTTTCCTTCGTGCTTGAAGGGGTTATGTCACAGATCCTGCTGCCCAAAATGTCGGGCAAGGGGCGTGCTCTGGCTTTGGAGGTCATGGTGCCCAATATGGCCATACGGGCCCTCATCCGTGACGACAAGATACATCAGATGTATTCGCAGATGCAGATGGGGCAGGATAAGTTCGGTATGCAGACGATGAATCAATCGTTATTCATGCTCTATCACAAAAAGCAGATTTCCATGGAAATGGCCCTGACGCGTTCTTCCGAACCGGAAGAACTCAAGCAGATGATTGCCAACCCGGCCTCTGTGCTAAAACGGCAGGTGCCGACGGCGCCTGGGCGCGGATAA
- a CDS encoding ATP-binding protein, with protein sequence MVAYDSTVDRPLSLSRRQLAWLLFVRILVTALFLGGTLVYQMRGGVPQGSTAHTYLYLLFAATFIQALLSALLLPQVRLYRLFLHIQFSWDLLFCTTLIYLTGGIDSLFSFLFILVILGAGVFLPRKDLYIVASAAAILYGSLLDLQYYGYLPRLKGVFFVDYYDGGEVFFAVFVNVTAFFLTAFLSGILVERQRRSQRDLARREIDYEELETLNKAILANTPSGLMIVNEQGRIRSFNVAASRITGFSLADVYNRPVSELFPDMPLLRGEDFILISRGEGTFVSPRGEKLILGYATSLLDGPDDKTIGLLVTFQDLTHLKSMEEELKRTDRLAAVGRLASGMAHEIRNPLASISGSVQLLMENPSMNEDDRRLMRIVVREADRLSLLLSDFLVFARPAKPRKESVDVSSLLDDLIEMASCDPRFAAVRIYRDYPGACRIFADPQQLHQALWNLAINGAEAMPAGGTLHVGIHPEFHEIYVEDSGPGIPEEIRSQIFDPFFTTKDRGTGLGLATVHAILEAHGGSLDVRHVEPQGTRFTLILP encoded by the coding sequence TTGGTCGCTTATGATTCGACCGTTGACCGGCCCTTGTCCCTGAGCCGGCGTCAACTGGCTTGGCTGCTTTTTGTCAGAATTTTGGTGACCGCCCTTTTTCTCGGTGGCACTTTGGTTTACCAGATGCGCGGTGGCGTTCCCCAAGGCTCCACCGCGCATACCTATCTTTATCTGCTTTTTGCCGCCACCTTTATTCAGGCTCTTCTCTCTGCTCTGCTGCTGCCCCAGGTCCGTCTTTACCGCCTTTTCCTGCATATCCAGTTTTCCTGGGATCTTCTTTTCTGCACAACCCTCATATACCTCACCGGCGGTATCGACAGTCTTTTTTCTTTTCTCTTTATTCTGGTCATTCTGGGTGCCGGGGTTTTCCTGCCAAGGAAGGACTTGTATATCGTTGCCTCTGCTGCCGCCATTCTGTATGGCAGCCTTCTCGACCTGCAATACTATGGCTATTTGCCTCGTCTCAAAGGGGTGTTTTTTGTCGATTACTATGACGGTGGCGAAGTATTTTTTGCTGTCTTCGTTAATGTCACTGCTTTTTTTCTCACCGCTTTTCTTAGCGGCATTCTGGTCGAACGGCAGCGCCGCAGTCAGCGCGATCTGGCACGACGAGAAATCGACTACGAAGAACTCGAAACCCTTAACAAGGCCATTCTGGCCAATACGCCCAGCGGTCTGATGATTGTCAATGAGCAAGGCAGAATCCGCTCCTTTAATGTTGCCGCTTCCCGTATCACAGGGTTTTCCCTGGCCGATGTCTATAACCGTCCCGTCAGTGAGTTGTTTCCCGATATGCCCCTTCTGCGCGGAGAAGATTTTATTCTCATCAGCCGTGGTGAGGGGACTTTCGTCAGCCCACGAGGCGAAAAACTCATTTTAGGTTACGCCACCTCCCTTCTTGATGGGCCGGACGACAAGACCATCGGGCTCCTGGTGACCTTTCAGGACCTCACCCATCTCAAATCCATGGAAGAAGAGCTCAAGCGCACTGACCGTCTCGCGGCGGTCGGGCGGCTCGCTTCCGGCATGGCTCACGAAATTCGCAATCCTTTGGCGTCGATCAGCGGTTCCGTACAGCTTCTTATGGAAAATCCTTCCATGAACGAAGATGATCGTCGCCTGATGCGCATCGTAGTACGTGAGGCGGATCGCCTTAGCCTGCTGCTTAGCGATTTTCTTGTGTTCGCCCGTCCGGCCAAGCCCCGCAAAGAATCCGTCGACGTATCCTCTCTTCTGGATGACCTTATTGAAATGGCCAGTTGCGACCCGCGCTTTGCCGCCGTCCGCATCTATCGGGACTATCCCGGCGCCTGCCGAATATTTGCCGATCCTCAGCAGTTGCATCAGGCCCTGTGGAATCTCGCGATCAACGGGGCTGAAGCGATGCCCGCCGGGGGAACTCTCCATGTCGGCATCCATCCCGAATTCCATGAAATATACGTGGAAGATTCTGGTCCGGGAATTCCCGAAGAGATACGCAGCCAGATATTCGATCCTTTCTTTACCACCAAGGATCGTGGCACTGGCCTGGGACTTGCCACGGTCCATGCTATCCTGGAGGCCCACGGCGGTAGCCTCGACGTGCGCCATGTCGAACCCCAGGGTACCCGCTTTACCCTCATCCTGCCTTAA
- a CDS encoding ABC transporter permease subunit has protein sequence MSIAIVTFKGILRDRVPQGILSCALIFLVIPAISALSMRQVTELSLTLSLSLVSFLLLLLAIFLGSVSLWRDVERRYTHGVLTLPISRGRYVVGRFVGISTFLFGTVIFLGGLTLAVVAFVSATYVPERSVAWTAVIAALGFEMLQCLLLVGFAVLFSSVSTSFFLPVFGTLAVYLVGGASQQAYDYVLSPAGQTLTPLVRQVAEVLYYILPNFSAFDLKVNAIYALPLDLSAIALTACYGLLYTAFVLILAAAIYSRRELG, from the coding sequence ATGTCGATTGCTATTGTCACATTCAAGGGAATACTCCGTGATCGGGTGCCGCAGGGTATTCTGAGTTGCGCCTTGATTTTCTTGGTGATCCCAGCCATTAGCGCCCTGTCTATGCGGCAGGTCACGGAGTTGTCTTTGACTTTGAGTCTGTCGTTGGTTTCCTTCCTGCTTTTGCTGCTGGCAATATTTCTTGGGTCAGTTTCTCTTTGGCGTGATGTCGAACGGAGATATACCCACGGTGTGTTGACGTTGCCGATCAGCCGAGGGCGTTACGTCGTTGGGCGCTTTGTTGGGATCAGCACATTTTTGTTTGGGACCGTTATCTTCCTGGGGGGGCTGACTTTAGCTGTGGTCGCCTTTGTCTCGGCAACATACGTTCCCGAACGGTCGGTGGCCTGGACGGCAGTGATAGCTGCTCTTGGCTTTGAAATGCTCCAGTGCCTTTTGCTGGTTGGATTCGCTGTTCTCTTTTCTTCCGTCAGTACCTCTTTTTTTCTCCCGGTCTTCGGTACTCTTGCTGTTTACCTGGTTGGTGGCGCATCGCAGCAGGCTTACGATTATGTCCTCTCGCCGGCCGGGCAAACCTTGACACCGCTGGTTCGCCAAGTGGCGGAGGTGCTCTACTACATCCTGCCCAATTTCTCCGCTTTCGATTTAAAGGTTAACGCCATTTATGCCCTGCCTCTCGACCTCAGCGCTATTGCTCTTACCGCCTGCTATGGCCTTCTTTATACAGCTTTTGTCTTGATCCTCGCTGCCGCTATTTATTCGCGGCGGGAACTCGGGTAG
- a CDS encoding decaprenyl-phosphate phosphoribosyltransferase has product MKLKPILQLLRPHQWLKNLMLLFPPFLGGVLFEPGVLQKGIVPFVAFCLASSGTYVFNDLRDREKDRAHPRKQHRPLASGIISVPAAIILAILLFAGAIIVGSSVSSAFLMWLLAYLGLSAAYSIKLKDQPIFDIFCIASGFVFRIFAGGAAFDVKVSDWLFLTVLLLAIFLSCGKRLGEKYLLGESSSEHRKVLEDYPPGVLEGYIYISGAAVLVTYTLYVITRHRLIYTVPLCCFGLFRYILIVKRGNSGDPTDSLLKDPVMFLVGLAWVIMVGFAIYMKSL; this is encoded by the coding sequence ATGAAACTTAAACCGATTCTGCAATTACTGCGGCCCCATCAGTGGCTGAAGAACCTGATGCTGCTCTTTCCCCCTTTTTTGGGGGGAGTCCTTTTTGAACCGGGTGTTTTGCAAAAAGGGATTGTTCCTTTTGTGGCCTTTTGTCTGGCTTCAAGCGGTACGTATGTGTTCAATGACTTACGCGACCGTGAGAAAGACCGCGCCCATCCACGAAAACAGCATCGACCTCTGGCCAGTGGGATAATTTCCGTTCCTGCTGCCATAATTTTGGCGATCCTGCTTTTTGCTGGTGCGATAATCGTGGGATCGAGTGTGTCTTCTGCCTTTTTAATGTGGCTTTTGGCTTATCTGGGTCTGTCCGCAGCCTATTCGATAAAGCTGAAAGATCAACCGATTTTCGATATTTTCTGCATCGCCTCGGGTTTTGTCTTCCGGATTTTTGCAGGTGGTGCTGCTTTCGATGTCAAAGTGTCGGACTGGCTTTTTCTCACCGTGCTGCTGCTGGCCATTTTTCTTAGCTGTGGGAAGCGGCTGGGAGAAAAATACCTGCTGGGAGAATCATCCTCTGAGCATCGAAAGGTTTTAGAGGACTATCCCCCCGGAGTGTTGGAAGGGTACATTTACATATCGGGTGCTGCCGTATTGGTAACCTATACCCTGTATGTCATAACCCGACATCGTCTGATCTACACTGTCCCCCTCTGCTGTTTCGGGTTGTTTCGCTACATTCTCATCGTAAAGCGCGGAAACAGCGGCGACCCTACGGATTCTCTGCTGAAAGATCCGGTCATGTTCCTCGTCGGATTGGCTTGGGTGATCATGGTGGGCTTCGCCATATACATGAAAAGCCTTTGA
- a CDS encoding prepilin-type N-terminal cleavage/methylation domain-containing protein: protein MLKKFRKNQKGFTLIELLIVVAIIGILAAIAIPQFASYRQKAYNSASQSDLKNMKTGMEAYNADNQEYPIDMAFEL, encoded by the coding sequence ATGCTCAAAAAGTTCAGAAAGAATCAAAAGGGTTTTACCCTGATCGAGCTGCTGATCGTCGTCGCGATCATTGGCATCCTGGCCGCCATTGCTATCCCCCAGTTCGCCTCTTACCGCCAGAAGGCTTACAACAGCGCATCCCAGTCTGACCTGAAGAATATGAAGACTGGCATGGAAGCCTATAACGCTGACAATCAGGAATATCCGATCGATATGGCGTTCGAGCTCTAA
- a CDS encoding type II secretion system F family protein, with protein sequence MAKFSWEGKTRTGQVQKGEMEAQNEAAVTATLRRQGITPSNIKARGKGLDMELKIPGFEPKISTKDLVVFTRQFSTMIDAGLPLVQCLDILSRQQDNSTFKKILLQVKEDVESGSTFAEALKKHPKAFDELYVNLVAAGEVGGILDTILNRLAAYIEKALKLKKQVKSAMTYPTTIIGIALVVIAVILIFVIPAFEKMFADFGGSLPGPTQVVINLSNFIQDYILFIIAAIVIFIWGFKRIYKTEAGRRKIDAWALKLPVMGILIRKVAVAKFTRTLGTMMSSGVPILDGLDIVAKTAGNRTVETAIYKVRQSISEGKTIAEPLEQSGVFPPMVCQMIAVGEQSGAVDTMLNKIADFYDDEVDDAVANLTAMMEPLLMLFLGTTVGGLVIAMYLPIFKLAGTVGG encoded by the coding sequence ATGGCAAAATTCTCTTGGGAAGGAAAAACCCGGACCGGCCAGGTACAAAAAGGAGAAATGGAAGCACAGAACGAGGCGGCGGTTACTGCCACCTTGCGTCGTCAGGGGATTACGCCCTCCAACATCAAGGCGCGGGGCAAAGGTCTCGATATGGAGCTGAAAATCCCTGGGTTCGAGCCTAAAATCTCCACCAAGGACCTGGTTGTTTTCACTCGCCAGTTTTCGACCATGATCGACGCCGGCCTGCCCTTGGTTCAGTGCCTCGATATTTTAAGCCGGCAGCAGGACAACAGCACCTTCAAGAAAATCCTGCTTCAGGTCAAAGAAGATGTCGAGTCGGGCTCTACCTTTGCCGAAGCTCTAAAAAAACACCCCAAGGCCTTCGATGAGCTCTATGTCAACCTGGTCGCCGCCGGCGAGGTGGGCGGTATTCTCGATACCATTCTCAACCGGTTGGCGGCTTATATCGAAAAAGCGCTCAAGCTGAAAAAACAGGTCAAGAGCGCCATGACCTACCCGACCACCATCATCGGCATTGCTTTGGTCGTTATCGCCGTCATTCTCATATTCGTCATCCCCGCTTTTGAGAAAATGTTCGCCGATTTTGGTGGATCCCTGCCTGGTCCCACCCAGGTGGTCATCAACCTCAGTAACTTTATCCAGGACTATATTCTGTTTATTATCGCCGCCATTGTGATTTTTATCTGGGGATTCAAGAGAATATACAAGACCGAAGCCGGCCGCAGAAAGATCGATGCCTGGGCGCTCAAACTGCCGGTTATGGGCATTCTCATCCGCAAGGTCGCCGTCGCCAAATTTACCCGCACGCTTGGCACCATGATGTCCAGCGGCGTGCCTATCCTTGATGGGCTGGATATCGTCGCCAAGACTGCCGGCAACAGAACGGTCGAAACTGCCATCTATAAGGTGCGGCAGAGTATCAGTGAAGGCAAGACCATTGCCGAACCCCTTGAGCAATCCGGCGTTTTTCCGCCCATGGTCTGCCAGATGATCGCCGTTGGTGAACAGTCCGGCGCCGTCGATACCATGCTCAACAAGATCGCCGATTTTTACGATGACGAGGTCGATGACGCTGTCGCCAACCTGACGGCGATGATGGAGCCGCTGCTTATGCTCTTTCTCGGCACGACCGTCGGTGGCCTGGTTATCGCCATGTATCTGCCCATATTCAAGCTCGCCGGCACGGTCGGAGGCTAG
- a CDS encoding sigma-54 dependent transcriptional regulator — MLKRDAHILVVDDEESMREFLSIMLKREGYGVNVASDGAQALELLKENSYDLIISDIQMPRLSGFELLAQVMSRTPETAMIMVTAFSSTEQAVEAMKQGAYDYITKPFKNEEIRLIVKNALERKLLKQENQELKKELGRRYSFGNLIGKSRSMQQVYDLIAKVAASRANILVTGESGTGKELVARALHYNSERHEHPFVPINCGAIPENLLESELFGHEKGSFTGAIQQKPGLFEVANGGTLFLDEIGELPAMMQVKLLRVLQEREVRRVGGTRDIPVDVRVVAATNKELDTEVAQGTFREDLFYRLNVIRLALPPLRDRRDDIPLLIEHFYQKLTGKKGLHVGEKAMRRLLDYHWPGNIRELENIVERCLVLGQGEELTEDCLPANLAADVSSAEGGITQIPDTGLDIDAYLGGIEKDILLRALEKTGGVRKKAAELLGISFRSIRYRLAKFGIDADGDEE; from the coding sequence ATTTTGAAAAGAGATGCGCACATTCTGGTCGTCGATGACGAAGAAAGCATGCGGGAGTTCCTCTCCATCATGCTTAAAAGAGAGGGCTATGGGGTCAATGTGGCCAGTGATGGCGCTCAGGCGCTGGAGCTGCTCAAGGAAAATAGCTACGATCTGATCATCAGCGATATCCAGATGCCAAGGCTCAGCGGATTTGAACTTTTGGCCCAGGTAATGAGCCGCACTCCCGAAACGGCCATGATCATGGTCACCGCTTTTTCGTCCACCGAACAGGCGGTGGAGGCCATGAAGCAGGGGGCCTACGACTATATCACCAAGCCCTTCAAAAATGAGGAAATCCGCCTCATTGTCAAAAATGCCCTCGAACGCAAACTCTTAAAGCAGGAAAACCAGGAGCTTAAAAAAGAACTCGGGCGGCGTTATTCTTTCGGCAACCTCATTGGCAAAAGTCGTTCCATGCAACAGGTTTACGACCTGATCGCCAAGGTAGCGGCCAGCCGGGCCAACATTCTGGTCACGGGGGAAAGCGGTACAGGCAAGGAACTGGTAGCCCGGGCCCTCCATTACAACAGTGAACGGCATGAGCATCCCTTTGTGCCCATCAACTGCGGCGCCATTCCCGAAAACCTGCTCGAAAGTGAACTCTTCGGCCACGAAAAGGGCTCCTTCACCGGGGCTATTCAGCAGAAACCAGGGCTTTTTGAAGTGGCCAACGGCGGCACGCTCTTTCTTGATGAAATTGGCGAATTGCCCGCCATGATGCAGGTCAAGCTGCTGCGTGTTCTGCAGGAGCGGGAAGTGCGACGCGTTGGCGGTACCCGCGATATCCCCGTCGATGTGCGCGTCGTTGCCGCGACCAATAAAGAGTTGGATACCGAGGTCGCCCAGGGTACTTTTCGCGAAGACCTCTTCTATCGTCTCAACGTTATTCGGCTGGCGCTGCCACCTCTGCGCGACCGTCGGGACGATATCCCCCTGCTGATTGAGCATTTCTACCAGAAACTCACGGGAAAAAAGGGCTTGCATGTCGGTGAGAAAGCCATGCGCCGCCTGCTGGACTACCACTGGCCAGGCAACATCCGTGAACTGGAAAATATCGTCGAACGCTGCCTGGTGCTGGGGCAGGGTGAGGAATTGACGGAAGACTGTCTGCCCGCCAACCTGGCCGCCGATGTCTCTTCCGCCGAAGGAGGGATCACCCAGATTCCGGATACCGGATTGGACATCGATGCCTATCTTGGCGGCATCGAGAAAGATATTTTGCTTAGAGCCCTGGAAAAGACCGGCGGCGTGCGCAAAAAGGCGGCTGAACTGCTCGGCATCTCCTTTCGATCCATCCGGTACCGTCTGGCCAAGTTTGGCATCGACGCGGATGGGGACGAAGAGTGA